The Pseudomonas azadiae genome includes a window with the following:
- a CDS encoding bifunctional diguanylate cyclase/phosphodiesterase, with the protein MTMTEQLNALGSILAQGSLHSLFQPIICLSERRILGYEALSRGPSNSPLHSPIALFSVARHAGRLSELEMACRESACRRFSEQKLPGKLFLNISPESLMETAHQPGRTLQLLRDFGIPPSQVVIELTEQTPTDDFDLLQTALHHYRDMGFAIALDDLGAGYSSLRLWSELRPDYVKIDRHFIDGIHQDALKREFVGSILQIAKASRARVIAEGIELPEELAVLTEMGVDLVQGYLLCRPQEQPPQEARLMLPKPDSANVALNDEGSDLSALLNEQPAVDQDTATAQVLEAFRRQANLNSLAVLDARGQPIGIVHRHSLSDALLKPFATDLFARKPISRLMSIDFLAVELSQSLQQVSRLLTSRARQRIEEDFIITLNGDYLGLGRVIDVLKLITELKIQQARYANPLTLLPGNVPIQQCLTRLLQQQRESVICYVDIDSFKPFNDIYGYGRGDEVLLCLAQCLNDRVDPSRDFVGHIGGDDFLLVLGPQDWRKRLNQLLDDFHTQCRRFYRAEHVDAGCFVALNRQGVRQEFALLSLSIGVVHLYPQACGQLDASQLAELASQAKHHAKNVAGYSIHVIDSMDALPQAI; encoded by the coding sequence ATGACCATGACTGAACAGCTGAATGCACTGGGCTCAATCCTGGCTCAAGGCAGTTTGCACAGCCTGTTCCAACCGATCATATGCCTGTCCGAACGGCGCATCCTCGGCTACGAAGCCCTCAGCCGCGGCCCTTCCAACAGCCCGCTGCACTCGCCGATCGCGCTGTTCTCCGTGGCCCGCCATGCCGGGCGCCTCAGCGAATTGGAAATGGCGTGCCGCGAAAGCGCGTGTCGACGCTTCAGCGAACAGAAGCTGCCAGGCAAGCTGTTCCTGAATATCTCGCCGGAATCCCTGATGGAAACGGCGCACCAACCGGGACGCACCCTGCAACTGCTGCGCGACTTCGGTATTCCGCCCAGCCAAGTGGTGATCGAACTCACCGAGCAGACGCCGACCGACGACTTCGACCTGCTGCAAACCGCCCTGCATCATTACCGTGACATGGGTTTCGCCATCGCACTCGATGACCTCGGCGCCGGGTACTCCAGCCTGCGGTTGTGGTCGGAACTGCGCCCGGACTACGTGAAGATAGATCGGCATTTCATCGATGGCATTCATCAGGATGCGCTCAAGCGCGAGTTCGTGGGCTCTATCTTGCAAATCGCCAAGGCTTCGCGCGCCAGGGTGATTGCCGAAGGCATCGAATTGCCCGAGGAGCTGGCGGTGCTGACGGAGATGGGCGTGGACCTGGTCCAGGGCTACCTGCTTTGCCGCCCGCAAGAGCAGCCGCCGCAGGAAGCGCGGCTGATGTTGCCCAAGCCGGACAGCGCCAACGTGGCGCTGAACGACGAAGGCAGTGACCTCAGCGCGCTACTGAACGAACAGCCGGCGGTGGACCAGGACACCGCCACCGCCCAGGTGCTCGAAGCCTTTCGTCGTCAGGCCAACCTCAACTCCCTGGCGGTGCTGGACGCACGTGGGCAACCGATCGGAATCGTGCACCGGCACTCGCTGTCGGATGCGCTGCTCAAGCCATTCGCGACCGACCTGTTTGCGCGCAAGCCGATCAGCCGCCTGATGAGTATCGACTTTCTCGCCGTCGAGCTGAGCCAGTCGCTGCAACAGGTCAGCCGCCTGCTGACCAGCCGGGCCCGGCAGCGTATCGAAGAGGATTTCATCATCACGCTCAACGGCGACTACCTGGGCCTGGGCCGGGTGATCGACGTGCTCAAGCTGATCACCGAGCTGAAAATCCAGCAGGCGCGTTATGCCAATCCGCTGACCCTGCTACCGGGTAATGTGCCGATCCAGCAATGCCTGACGCGCCTGCTGCAACAACAGCGCGAGTCGGTAATCTGCTACGTGGATATCGACAGCTTCAAGCCGTTCAACGATATCTACGGCTACGGACGGGGGGATGAAGTGCTGTTGTGCCTGGCGCAGTGCCTGAACGACCGCGTTGATCCCAGCCGCGACTTTGTCGGGCATATCGGGGGTGATGACTTTTTACTGGTGCTGGGCCCGCAGGATTGGCGCAAACGGCTCAATCAACTGCTGGATGACTTCCACACCCAATGTCGGCGCTTCTACCGTGCCGAACACGTCGACGCTGGCTGTTTCGTGGCGTTGAACCGCCAGGGCGTGCGCCAGGAGTTTGCCCTGCTGTCGTTGTCGATCGGCGTGGTGCATCTATACCCACAGGCCTGTGGGCAACTGGATGCCAGCCAACTGGCGGAGTTGGCATCGCAGGCCAAGCACCATGCCAAGAACGTGGCCGGCTACAGCATCCATGTGATCGACAGCATGGATGCCCTACCCCAGGCCATTTAA
- a CDS encoding YkvA family protein: protein MKPPFNFTRFLPMAARLLGRGRLPTLLFAVAAKGSSQGNRLGKLKDDLKLLQALCLAYWRGEYRAISLKALISVVAGLMYFVSPIDAIPDFLPMFGMLDDIAVLAWVMKTLDGELSAFRAWRDAQRPEKLAVVERLPATPALLSKENPQKNA from the coding sequence ATGAAACCACCCTTCAATTTCACCCGTTTCCTGCCCATGGCCGCCCGTCTTCTGGGTCGTGGGCGTTTGCCGACGCTGCTGTTCGCCGTCGCCGCCAAAGGCTCAAGCCAAGGCAATCGCCTGGGCAAGCTCAAGGATGACCTCAAGCTGCTCCAGGCCCTGTGCCTGGCCTACTGGCGCGGCGAGTACCGGGCGATCAGCCTCAAGGCGCTGATCTCGGTGGTAGCGGGTCTGATGTATTTCGTAAGCCCGATCGATGCGATTCCGGACTTCCTTCCGATGTTTGGCATGCTCGACGACATCGCCGTACTGGCGTGGGTCATGAAGACCCTGGACGGCGAACTGAGCGCTTTTCGCGCGTGGCGTGACGCCCAGCGTCCGGAAAAGCTCGCCGTGGTTGAGCGCCTGCCAGCGACGCCGGCGTTGCTGTCCAAGGAAAACCCGCAAAAAAACGCGTGA
- a CDS encoding catalase family protein, translating into MIIRSRYDRPSLLARLWLRIGAFLGKTLLWLAGLGLLVWLAATAWYAWQHSGPVSPDEQVPPGEAAMTQGIIQTAVRIVDQHREGTRYLRDAHAKAHGCVKAEVSVLADLDPTLRQGVFAEPGKTWQALMRLSNGNAYPQFDSIRDARGMALKLLDVPGKQLLADQQARTEQDFVMFSHPNFFVSDVAEYAQNIGAQADGKKVLAFFPKLDPRSWQVRHLFIALATLAPAPASPTQTTYFSVSPYKFGAANAKFRVAPDPQGCPAYQLPKQNQDLPNFLRSALSQQLSTDRVPACFVLQIQRQNPQKFMPIEDTSIEWKESDAPYETVAKVRIPAQDFDTPEQNLACDNQSFNPWFGVAEHRPVGGINRLRKAVYEAVSDYRHSRNVSP; encoded by the coding sequence ATGATTATCCGATCCCGATACGACCGACCTTCCCTGCTCGCCCGCCTCTGGCTGCGCATCGGCGCGTTTCTCGGCAAGACCTTGCTGTGGCTGGCCGGCCTCGGCCTGCTCGTCTGGCTGGCGGCGACCGCCTGGTACGCCTGGCAGCACAGCGGCCCGGTGTCCCCCGATGAGCAGGTTCCGCCGGGCGAAGCGGCGATGACCCAAGGCATCATCCAGACGGCGGTGCGCATCGTCGACCAGCATCGCGAGGGCACGCGCTACCTGCGCGACGCCCACGCCAAGGCCCATGGCTGTGTGAAAGCCGAAGTCAGCGTGCTGGCCGACCTCGATCCGACGCTGCGCCAGGGCGTGTTCGCCGAGCCTGGCAAGACCTGGCAGGCGCTGATGCGCTTGTCCAATGGCAACGCCTATCCGCAGTTCGACAGCATCCGCGATGCGCGCGGCATGGCACTCAAGCTGCTGGACGTGCCGGGCAAGCAACTGCTGGCCGATCAGCAAGCCCGCACGGAGCAGGACTTCGTGATGTTCAGCCACCCGAATTTCTTTGTCAGCGACGTGGCGGAGTACGCGCAGAACATCGGCGCGCAAGCGGATGGCAAGAAAGTGCTGGCGTTCTTCCCCAAGCTCGACCCTCGCAGCTGGCAAGTGCGGCACTTGTTCATCGCCTTGGCGACCCTGGCACCCGCACCGGCCAGCCCGACGCAGACGACGTACTTTTCGGTCTCGCCCTACAAGTTCGGCGCGGCCAACGCCAAGTTTCGCGTCGCCCCCGACCCGCAGGGTTGCCCGGCGTATCAACTGCCCAAACAGAACCAGGACCTGCCGAACTTCCTGCGCAGCGCCTTGAGCCAGCAGCTGTCCACCGATCGCGTGCCTGCTTGTTTCGTGCTGCAGATCCAGCGTCAGAACCCGCAGAAATTCATGCCGATCGAAGACACCAGCATCGAATGGAAAGAGAGCGATGCGCCCTATGAAACCGTGGCCAAGGTGCGTATCCCGGCGCAGGATTTCGACACGCCCGAGCAGAACCTGGCGTGCGACAACCAATCGTTCAACCCCTGGTTCGGCGTCGCTGAACACCGTCCTGTAGGCGGCATCAACCGCTTGCGCAAAGCGGTGTATGAAGCGGTCAGCGATTACCGTCACAGCCGCAACGTATCACCCTGA
- a CDS encoding di-heme-cytochrome C peroxidase, with amino-acid sequence MRIFSRALLLVLTLLALLLAVVIYYTANPKLPEYVPVEQVHYQEQWSAADRQTYYFTPQGTQVKGLHYDWFTALELPFSERRFAAPDYLARFGFLMDPKQVPTAQNPGNLPVGFARHKNADSNVEYLDITCAACHTGQLHFNNQALRIDGGSAQHVLPSSVPTLRGGSFGQALVASLAATYYNPWKFERFARQVLGDRYDAEHTKLRQDFKASLNQFLKVAWNDTHRGLYPTEEGPGRTDAFGRIANASFGDAISPDNYRVANAPVDYPQLWDIWTFDWVQWNGSAQQPMARNIGEALGVGATLTFFDDAGQPLQGDARYPSSVRVRDLNRIEETLQRLKPPTWPEELFSAIDKPLAAQGRALFAENCAGCHVPRVTEENGRPVQHLNMLAVDDIGTDPNTASNIADQRYDLSALQWDPAELAQLNVELHPTPSEPLDLKNMSVAKGLAYVTAFVEAHAYRAAGVTPAERPRLDGYGLPIGVRELRAYKARPLAGVWATPPFLHNGSVPTIYQLLSPQDERSTTFYKGTFNYDPRHLGFETGAFKNAFLFDTKITGNHNSGHEFRAGKRGNGVIGRGLAPQERWALLEYLKVLGGPLEQQLP; translated from the coding sequence TTGCGCATTTTTTCCCGTGCTCTACTGCTGGTACTCACCCTTCTGGCCCTATTGCTGGCCGTGGTGATCTATTACACCGCCAACCCCAAGCTGCCGGAGTACGTGCCGGTGGAGCAGGTGCACTACCAGGAGCAATGGAGTGCCGCCGACCGCCAGACCTACTATTTCACGCCCCAGGGCACGCAAGTAAAAGGTCTGCATTACGACTGGTTCACCGCCCTGGAGCTGCCGTTTTCCGAGCGACGCTTTGCCGCGCCGGACTACCTGGCGCGCTTCGGTTTCCTGATGGACCCCAAGCAAGTGCCCACCGCGCAAAACCCCGGCAACCTGCCGGTGGGGTTCGCCCGGCACAAGAACGCCGACAGCAACGTCGAATACCTGGACATCACCTGCGCCGCCTGCCACACCGGCCAGTTGCACTTCAACAACCAGGCCCTGCGCATCGACGGCGGTTCCGCCCAGCACGTGTTGCCTTCCAGCGTACCGACCTTGCGCGGCGGCAGCTTCGGCCAGGCCCTGGTCGCGAGCCTTGCAGCCACCTACTACAACCCGTGGAAGTTCGAGCGCTTTGCCCGCCAGGTGCTGGGGGATCGCTACGATGCCGAGCACACGAAACTGCGCCAGGACTTCAAAGCCTCGCTGAACCAGTTCCTCAAGGTGGCCTGGAACGACACCCACCGTGGCCTCTACCCTACAGAAGAAGGCCCCGGCCGCACGGACGCCTTTGGCCGCATCGCCAACGCCAGCTTTGGCGATGCCATCTCCCCCGACAATTATCGCGTCGCCAATGCACCGGTGGACTACCCGCAATTGTGGGATATCTGGACCTTCGACTGGGTGCAATGGAACGGCTCGGCCCAGCAGCCGATGGCGCGCAATATCGGTGAGGCCCTGGGTGTCGGCGCGACATTGACCTTTTTTGACGACGCCGGCCAGCCACTCCAGGGCGATGCGCGCTACCCGTCCAGCGTACGCGTGCGTGACCTCAACCGGATCGAAGAAACCCTGCAGCGTCTCAAGCCACCGACCTGGCCCGAGGAGCTGTTCAGCGCCATCGACAAGCCACTCGCCGCCCAAGGCCGCGCGCTGTTCGCCGAGAACTGCGCCGGCTGCCATGTGCCCCGTGTCACCGAGGAAAATGGCCGCCCCGTGCAGCACTTGAACATGCTGGCCGTGGATGACATCGGCACCGATCCCAACACCGCCAGCAACATTGCCGACCAGCGCTACGACCTGAGCGCGCTGCAGTGGGACCCCGCGGAACTGGCCCAGCTCAACGTCGAACTGCACCCCACGCCGAGCGAGCCCCTGGACCTGAAGAACATGTCCGTGGCCAAGGGCCTGGCGTACGTCACCGCCTTCGTCGAAGCGCATGCCTACCGTGCCGCCGGCGTGACCCCGGCCGAACGTCCGCGCCTGGACGGTTACGGCCTGCCCATCGGCGTGCGCGAATTGCGCGCCTACAAAGCGCGGCCGCTGGCGGGCGTGTGGGCCACCCCGCCGTTCCTGCATAACGGTTCGGTACCGACGATCTACCAGTTGCTCTCGCCCCAGGACGAACGCAGCACCACCTTCTATAAAGGCACCTTCAACTATGACCCGCGCCATCTCGGCTTTGAGACCGGCGCGTTCAAGAATGCCTTCTTGTTCGATACCAAAATCACCGGCAACCACAACAGCGGCCACGAATTCCGTGCCGGCAAGCGTGGCAATGGCGTGATCGGCCGCGGCTTGGCGCCGCAGGAACGCTGGGCGCTGCTGGAATACCTCAAAGTGCTGGGCGGCCCGCTGGAGCAACAACTGCCATGA
- a CDS encoding FKBP-type peptidyl-prolyl cis-trans isomerase: MKQHRLAAAVALVSLVLAGCDSQTSVELKTPAQKASYGIGLNMGKSLAQEGMDDLDSKAVAQGIEDAVGKKEQKLKDDELVEAFAALQKRAEERMTKMSEESATAGKKFLEDNAKKDGVVTTASGLQYKIVKKADGPQPKPTDVVTVHYTGKLTNGTTFDSSVDRGSPIDLPVSGVIPGWVEGLQLMHVGEKVELYIPSDLAYGAQSPSPAIPANSVLVFDLELLAIKDPAKAEAPAAPAAKK, encoded by the coding sequence ATGAAACAGCATCGGTTGGCGGCGGCGGTGGCCCTGGTTAGCCTGGTACTTGCGGGTTGTGATTCGCAGACCAGCGTAGAGCTGAAAACCCCGGCGCAGAAAGCTTCCTACGGCATCGGCCTGAACATGGGCAAGAGCCTTGCCCAGGAAGGCATGGATGACCTGGATTCCAAAGCAGTAGCCCAGGGCATCGAAGATGCCGTCGGCAAGAAAGAGCAGAAGCTCAAGGACGACGAACTGGTTGAAGCGTTCGCCGCACTGCAAAAGCGTGCTGAAGAACGCATGACCAAGATGAGCGAAGAGTCGGCAACCGCCGGCAAGAAATTCCTCGAAGACAACGCCAAGAAAGACGGCGTCGTCACCACCGCTTCCGGCCTGCAGTACAAGATCGTGAAGAAAGCCGATGGCCCTCAGCCTAAGCCGACTGATGTGGTGACCGTTCACTACACCGGCAAGCTCACCAACGGCACTACCTTTGACAGCTCCGTGGATCGCGGCAGCCCGATTGACCTGCCGGTCAGCGGCGTGATTCCAGGTTGGGTCGAAGGCCTGCAACTGATGCACGTCGGCGAGAAGGTCGAGTTGTACATCCCGTCCGACCTGGCCTACGGCGCACAGAGCCCGAGCCCGGCGATCCCGGCCAACTCCGTGCTGGTATTCGACCTGGAGCTGCTGGCCATCAAGGACCCAGCCAAGGCTGAAGCCCCTGCTGCTCCTGCCGCCAAGAAGTAA
- a CDS encoding LysR substrate-binding domain-containing protein codes for MSRRNVDLPPLNCLQTFEAAARHLSFTQAAHELNLTQSAVSRQVKRLEEDLARPLFYRLAQGLSLTPAGVRYFRTIQRLLRELDRESAELRRRGADRQLTLASTPTISSIWLAGLLPQFQHEHPDLDIRVLCSESPSHLDVSEYDLGLFYHLDELPAPHGLELSPVFASEQVITVCSPGYLARHGPIRDVQHLLHAHTLLIVEDHYHDWLTWADWCAGVGADYYTPRHALRTNSYQLVMQSAVMGHGVALGWKSLLDGEFAAGRLQMALPDALHSQGRLHLMQPLHRNPPAAARSFQQWLLAQHSEAGDICTSL; via the coding sequence ATGTCGCGCCGAAACGTCGATCTTCCGCCGCTCAACTGCCTGCAGACCTTCGAAGCGGCGGCCCGCCATTTGAGCTTTACCCAGGCTGCCCATGAACTGAACCTGACCCAGAGCGCGGTCAGTCGCCAGGTCAAACGCCTGGAAGAAGACCTGGCGCGCCCGCTGTTTTATCGGCTGGCCCAGGGCCTGAGCCTGACACCCGCCGGCGTGCGTTACTTTCGCACCATCCAGCGCTTGTTGCGCGAACTCGACCGAGAGTCCGCCGAGTTGCGCCGTCGCGGCGCCGATCGCCAGTTGACCCTGGCCAGCACGCCCACCATCAGCTCTATCTGGCTCGCCGGCTTGCTCCCGCAGTTCCAGCACGAACACCCGGACCTGGATATCCGTGTGCTGTGCAGTGAAAGCCCCAGCCATCTGGATGTCAGCGAATATGACCTGGGCCTGTTCTATCACTTGGATGAACTGCCGGCGCCCCACGGCCTGGAATTGTCGCCGGTGTTCGCCAGCGAGCAGGTCATCACCGTGTGCAGCCCCGGCTACCTGGCGCGCCACGGCCCGATTCGCGACGTGCAACATTTGCTTCACGCCCACACGTTGCTGATCGTGGAAGACCACTACCACGACTGGCTGACCTGGGCCGACTGGTGTGCCGGCGTCGGCGCCGACTACTACACCCCGCGCCATGCGCTGCGTACCAACAGCTATCAACTGGTGATGCAATCGGCGGTAATGGGGCACGGCGTGGCGCTCGGCTGGAAGAGCCTGCTGGACGGCGAGTTTGCCGCCGGCCGCCTGCAAATGGCCCTGCCGGACGCCCTGCACAGCCAGGGGCGCCTGCACCTGATGCAGCCCTTGCACCGCAACCCACCCGCAGCGGCGCGCAGTTTTCAGCAATGGCTGCTGGCGCAACACTCCGAGGCCGGGGATATCTGCACATCTCTTTGA
- a CDS encoding helix-turn-helix domain-containing protein, with protein sequence MDIQIISRDGAPEYAVLPWDQYQALLKAAGQQHSSPPPSSSTAQAACEPVLRPLADLRGLREAKGLAVETLARTVGISPSYLGLIERGERQPDAAIRRSLAWELGVAGWRDES encoded by the coding sequence ATGGATATTCAGATAATTTCACGCGATGGCGCACCCGAATATGCGGTGTTGCCATGGGATCAGTACCAGGCGCTGCTAAAAGCTGCTGGTCAGCAACACTCTTCGCCGCCTCCTTCTTCTTCGACTGCCCAAGCTGCCTGCGAACCGGTGCTGCGCCCGCTCGCAGACCTGCGCGGCTTGCGCGAGGCCAAGGGCCTGGCCGTTGAGACCCTGGCCCGCACCGTGGGTATCAGCCCTTCCTATCTCGGATTGATTGAAAGGGGTGAGCGCCAGCCGGATGCCGCGATTCGCCGCAGCCTGGCCTGGGAATTGGGCGTTGCAGGGTGGAGGGATGAATCTTGA
- a CDS encoding CocE/NonD family hydrolase codes for MEIVTEFAYTVREIEHCLIPLKDGTQLAARIWLPDVAGAQAFPAILEYLPYRKRDGTAMRDALTHPWMAGQGYVCVRVDMRGNGESEGLMADEYLAQEQDDALEIIDWLCGQPWCDGNVGMMGISWGGFNSLQVAARQPEALKAIMTLCSTDDRFADDIHYKGGNLLMENFGWAATMLNFSAAVPDPLLVGDAWKSLWHQRLEAMPLLAETWLQHQTRDDYWRHGSVCEDYSKIKAAVYAVGGWGDAYRNTVSRLMQNLPGPKKAMIGPWIHKYPHFAVPNPAIGFLQEAKRWWDYWLKGLDNGVMDDASCTFYLQDILPPKGSYAERPGIWVQTAGWPDPQVQWTDFSLGEQGLEAGAQVLSTPRSICSPLTTGLHQGEYCAIWFGPDGPTDQRRDDAHSLCFDSQPLTEPLALLGDARLTLRLASDTACGQLVARLNAVAPDGHVTQISYGVLNLTLREDFSQVTPVVPGEPMDVHLSLDHIGMRLPVGYRLRLALSTASFPLLWPSRELTTLTLLPALQTVQLPVFTGAAVACPFEAPQSATPVNLEVLRAAAPKRTLSEDVGSGEVCVTIEDDLGAVRFTDHGLSVDQRCTEQYRTLPWDPLSTRADIEWHYLVGRDAWVVEVESRLSVHADAQWFYIEAEQTAWENGQLEHRRQWSKRVARVAL; via the coding sequence ATGGAAATCGTTACCGAGTTTGCCTACACGGTCCGTGAAATCGAGCACTGCCTGATCCCCTTGAAGGACGGCACACAGTTGGCCGCCCGCATCTGGCTGCCGGACGTCGCCGGCGCCCAGGCCTTCCCGGCGATCCTGGAATACCTGCCGTACCGCAAGCGTGACGGCACCGCCATGCGTGATGCACTGACCCACCCGTGGATGGCGGGGCAGGGTTATGTCTGTGTGCGCGTGGACATGCGCGGCAACGGCGAATCCGAGGGGTTGATGGCCGATGAATACCTGGCGCAGGAACAGGATGACGCCCTCGAAATAATCGACTGGCTATGCGGCCAACCCTGGTGCGATGGCAATGTCGGCATGATGGGCATCTCCTGGGGCGGCTTCAACAGCCTGCAAGTCGCGGCGCGCCAGCCCGAGGCGTTGAAGGCGATCATGACCCTGTGCTCCACCGACGACCGTTTCGCCGACGACATCCACTACAAGGGCGGCAACCTGTTGATGGAGAACTTCGGTTGGGCCGCCACCATGCTCAACTTCAGCGCTGCGGTGCCCGACCCGTTGCTGGTCGGCGACGCCTGGAAAAGCCTCTGGCACCAACGCCTGGAAGCCATGCCGCTGCTCGCCGAAACCTGGCTGCAACACCAGACACGCGATGACTACTGGCGCCACGGCTCGGTGTGCGAGGACTATTCGAAGATCAAGGCGGCGGTGTATGCCGTGGGCGGGTGGGGCGATGCCTACCGCAATACCGTGTCGCGCCTGATGCAAAACCTGCCCGGACCGAAGAAGGCCATGATCGGGCCGTGGATTCACAAGTACCCGCATTTCGCCGTGCCCAATCCGGCCATCGGCTTTCTGCAAGAAGCCAAACGCTGGTGGGACTACTGGCTTAAAGGCCTCGATAACGGGGTGATGGATGACGCATCCTGCACTTTTTACCTACAGGATATTCTGCCGCCGAAGGGCAGTTATGCCGAACGGCCGGGGATCTGGGTGCAGACAGCCGGCTGGCCGGACCCGCAGGTGCAATGGACCGATTTCAGCCTGGGCGAACAGGGCCTTGAAGCCGGCGCGCAGGTCTTGAGCACACCGCGCAGCATCTGCTCGCCGCTGACCACCGGCCTGCATCAGGGTGAGTACTGCGCCATCTGGTTTGGCCCTGACGGGCCGACGGACCAGCGTCGCGATGACGCCCACTCGCTGTGCTTCGACTCCCAACCGCTGACCGAACCGTTGGCGCTGCTGGGCGATGCTCGCCTCACGCTGCGCCTGGCCAGCGACACCGCTTGCGGTCAATTGGTCGCGCGCCTGAATGCGGTGGCGCCGGATGGCCACGTCACCCAGATCAGCTATGGCGTACTCAATCTCACGCTTCGTGAGGACTTTTCCCAGGTCACACCGGTCGTCCCGGGCGAACCGATGGACGTGCACTTAAGCCTCGACCACATCGGCATGCGCCTGCCGGTCGGCTATCGTTTGCGCCTGGCCCTGAGCACGGCGAGCTTCCCGCTGCTGTGGCCAAGCCGCGAGCTGACCACGCTGACCTTGCTGCCGGCCCTGCAAACCGTGCAGTTGCCGGTGTTTACCGGCGCGGCGGTGGCTTGCCCGTTCGAAGCGCCCCAATCGGCGACCCCGGTGAACCTGGAAGTGCTGCGCGCCGCCGCGCCGAAACGCACGCTGAGCGAAGACGTGGGCAGTGGCGAAGTCTGCGTGACCATCGAAGACGACCTGGGTGCGGTGCGGTTTACCGACCATGGCCTGTCGGTGGACCAGCGTTGCACCGAGCAATACCGCACCTTGCCGTGGGACCCATTGTCGACGCGTGCCGATATCGAGTGGCATTACCTTGTTGGCCGCGACGCGTGGGTCGTGGAAGTGGAGAGCCGCTTGAGCGTGCACGCCGATGCGCAGTGGTTCTACATCGAGGCGGAGCAGACCGCCTGGGAAAACGGCCAGTTGGAACACCGTCGGCAATGGAGTAAACGTGTGGCGAGGGTCGCGCTGTGA